The following are from one region of the Trichoplusia ni isolate ovarian cell line Hi5 chromosome 1, tn1, whole genome shotgun sequence genome:
- the LOC113497617 gene encoding uncharacterized protein LOC113497617, giving the protein MDFSVVILLSLSYIVHGFEYQKRCILYRKHCVDHCPRRMHPYHTRCDGQTMSQRTCAEPHTFVLGYTCGWSRCDCNGDLVLDENTGDCVQYHGCTMPLSKREKNRKRGKKKDWKLSKRLRLRNYEDPMDKYIRGPTP; this is encoded by the exons ATGGATTTCTCGGTAGTTATTTTACTTTCGTTGAGCTATATCGTGCACGGCTTTGAATATCAGAAAAGATGTATTTTATACAGAAAGCATT GTGTAGACCATTGCCCGCGAAGGATGCATCCCTACCACACGCGATGTGACGGTCAAACAATGTCGCAGAGAACTTGTGCTGAACCACACACTTTCGTCCTAG GGTACACGTGTGGTTGGTCTCGCTGCGACTGTAACGGAGATCTCGTTTTAGACGAGAATACAGGGGACTGTGTCCAATACCACGGATGTACAATGCCGTTGAGTAAAAGGGAGAAAAACCGAAAGCGTGGAAAAAAGAAGGACTGGAAACTGTCGAAGCGGCTCCGGCTAAGGAACTATGAAGATCCCATGGATAAATACATAAGAGGCCCTACCCCTTAA